In Ignavibacteriales bacterium, a single genomic region encodes these proteins:
- a CDS encoding FixH family protein codes for MTLHWGTGIVIAFLVFAAVILTMVFISMNREVDLVSEDYYQQELRHQDQIESAKRSNVLTEQPRIGLSNGIVTLQLPRKFSTSTTGTLTFYRPADRKKDFVIPLKVDSTGTQFVRTSSMQKGLWRVKVRWSQLSQTYYHEEPVTIQ; via the coding sequence GTGACATTACACTGGGGAACCGGCATCGTGATCGCATTCCTTGTCTTCGCAGCAGTGATCCTGACCATGGTCTTCATCTCGATGAACCGGGAAGTCGATCTCGTATCAGAAGACTACTATCAGCAGGAGCTTCGACATCAGGACCAGATTGAGAGTGCAAAGCGGTCGAACGTGCTCACAGAGCAACCGAGGATAGGTCTCTCGAATGGGATCGTTACTCTCCAACTGCCCCGGAAGTTCTCAACTTCCACCACGGGGACACTCACATTCTACCGGCCGGCGGATCGAAAGAAGGATTTCGTCATTCCTCTGAAGGTCGATTCCACCGGCACACAATTCGTGCGGACATCCTCAATGCAGAAAGGACTCTGGCGCGTGAAGGTACGGTGGAGCCAGCTGAGTCAAACCTATTATCATGAAGAACCTGTCACTATTCAGTAG
- a CDS encoding sulfite exporter TauE/SafE family protein — translation MELLAGFVFGFLGSLHCIGMCGPIVLALPLGTHGMLRYGLGRMLYNFGRVVTYSVMGGVIGLIGAGLSLAFLQRNVSIIAGTAILLAIIVQRVSRSSLPFPPFFGTVMLKLQGTIASLLKQDSLLPLFLLGMLNGLLPCGFVYLAITTAAVTADVSRGMMFMAGFGLGTIPAMVGFSFFPRLVAPGLRSKISRVLPAFTLFVGVLLIVRGLNLGIPFISPKLSSGSTPQMMHDHH, via the coding sequence GTGGAACTCCTCGCCGGCTTCGTATTTGGTTTTCTCGGAAGCCTGCATTGCATCGGCATGTGCGGCCCCATCGTGCTCGCTCTTCCGCTTGGAACTCACGGGATGCTTCGTTACGGGCTTGGCAGGATGCTGTACAATTTCGGCAGGGTAGTTACCTACAGCGTCATGGGGGGCGTCATAGGCCTGATTGGGGCGGGCTTGTCACTTGCATTCCTTCAGCGGAATGTCTCGATCATCGCAGGAACAGCGATCCTGCTTGCGATCATTGTCCAGCGAGTTTCCCGCTCATCACTTCCCTTTCCACCCTTCTTCGGCACAGTAATGCTGAAACTTCAGGGAACCATTGCGTCGCTCCTCAAGCAGGATTCTCTGTTACCGTTGTTCTTGCTGGGAATGCTGAATGGACTGCTGCCGTGCGGGTTTGTCTATCTCGCGATCACAACCGCCGCTGTCACGGCAGACGTGTCCCGAGGCATGATGTTTATGGCCGGCTTTGGTCTGGGGACGATCCCGGCCATGGTTGGTTTTTCGTTCTTTCCGCGGCTTGTCGCACCCGGACTTCGTTCGAAGATCTCCCGGGTACTCCCCGCTTTTACTCTATTCGTGGGCGTTCTCCTCATCGTCCGCGGACTGAACCTCGGCATTCCGTTCATCAGTCCCAAGCTCTCCTCAGGCTCAACGCCGCAGATGATGCACGATCACCACTGA